The Alligator mississippiensis isolate rAllMis1 chromosome 8, rAllMis1, whole genome shotgun sequence genomic sequence TCTACTTTTAAATCTCTACATGCCAAATGTACCAAAAATTATTAGGGGAGAGTTCTGAGCCTGGGAAAATGGGTGATTAGAAGAGACTCTATTGAGATTTACCTGCAGGATCCTGGCCAACAGCTGAAACCCTTCCTCCAAAGAGGATTAAGTAGAGAGATGAGAACAGAAGTTTACCCTGTTTTGATAACTGCTGTGCTTGCTGCTATCCAAAGCTGCTACAGTAAGAATATGGAGGGAGTAAGAGAACAGCAAAGCTGTTGTGTGAGATCTTAACAGCCAGCGCATTTCACTGGTGTCCAGGGCAGAGTGAcagcagtgccctgtgctgccaaaTTCTGCCATGTCACTGTAGGATTaacttcttccccacccctgcctcagctgcCCTAAAAAGAGGAAAATTAGAGATTTATCCTTACCCCTTTGCGTTACAAGAGTCCAATGTGCATATTAGACTACAGTAAGAATTGGCAGTGATATTCAGTGATGAGAAAATCCTGTCCCACAGATCACAGAACCAGGGGCCAAGAGCGGTAGTGATGGGCACCAGTGCAGTCAGTATCCCCGGGATCAGTGGGCAGGCAGAGGAAACCAGGACCAGCACAGATCAGAATGACATGGGAAAGATTTCGCATATGTGTTTGCTGCCGGCCTCTGCTGGTGAATGCATTCGTACCCAGGATCAAACACAGGAAGACGAATCGTGTTTGCCACCGGAGCACACCCCTGCTTCCCACAGCTTCTGCGATGCCACTGGATCCAAGAACCCATTAAGTGGCGCTGGGTTTGCAACACACCAGCCTGAGTTCCTGTCATGAATCTgggcctggcccctttcccccagaTGGCCTCTGCAGGGTGCTGTGAGTACTGACAGAAGGACTGTGCTTTCAGGGACATAAAGAACTGCAGAAGAAATGCAGGCTGTTAATCAGCAGCCCCGATGGAGTCCAGATATTGTAACTAACACCACCTCGCCACAGTTCCAGGGGTCAGAATTCATTCCATTCCAGGACTATTAATATAGCCTCCTATTTATATTCCTGGGTTCCTGCAATGCCAAGGCAGAAGAGCTACAGCTGCAGAGCTAAAGTGGAATAAATATCAACCACCAAGGAGAAAGTACTCACTCTGGAGACGGCGTGGGAGAAGGGACAGGGAAAGGACAGAATAAGAGTGTTCACAGagcctggcagcacagagcaagCTGATCTCCGCAGCACccttggagctgcaggcagcagacagAACCAGTCAGTAACCTTCCTGCAAAAGGCAAGTCCACTCTGAAAGGCTGTCGAACATGCACTTTCAGCGTCATGTGCTGCACCTAGTGAAGATGCTGGCAAAGACatagagagcagattcagaccgCTTAGTCATCCAGTGCCAGGTGACGGTTCAGGAGAGGAAGCCAAAAGGGAACCCGAAAGGAAGCTCTGAGGCGTCTGGGAACGTTGCTCCCACATTTGGAAAGATGATGATGGAGACCTCAGGAGGGACGTATCTGAACACAGCGGCAATGGCATCCCCGGTGGGAATAGCCCGCGTACTGCAGGTAGTGTTTGGATGTACAACTTTCAGTCTGGTAATCCATCAGGGAGGATTCAGTGCAGCCTATGGCACCTTCTGCATGTTTGTCTGGTGCTTCTGTTTTGCTGTCACCATGTTTATAATAACCTGCGAGTTCACCCGTCTCCACAGCTGCCTGAACATCTCCTGGGGGAATTTCACCGCTGCTTTTGCCATGCTGGCCACACTCATGTCTGTCACGGCCGCAGTCATCTACCCACTTTATTTTGCCCAACTCAGGTGTTACCCTATCAGCTGTAAGGTGAGAGATTTCCGAGTAGCAGCCAGTGTCTTTGCAGGGCTCCTGTTTGTGACTTATGCTGTAGAGGTATTTCTAACCAGGGCCAGACCAGGACAGGTGACCAGCTACATGGCCACAGTCTCTGGCCTCCTGAAAATTGTCCAGGCCTTTGTGGCTTGCATCATTTTTGGGGCACTGGTAAATGACAGTCAGTACAGCAACTACGTGGCAACCCAGTGGTGTGTGGCTGTCTACAGCTTCTGCTTTGTGGTGACAGTGGTAGTAGTGGCCTTCAATGTCACAGGGAAAACAGCGACACTGTGGTGCCCCTTTGAGCGCTTTGTGGTCATCTACACGTTCATGGCCATCCTGATGTACGTCAGTGCAGCCGTCATCTGGCCAGTGTTCTGCTTTGACAGTAAGTACGGGTCTCCTgggaggcctgaccagtgctccAAGGGCCAGTGTCCCTGGGACAGCCAGCTGGTGATTGCCATATTTACTTATGTGAACCTGGTACTTTACACGGTGGACCTAGCGTACTCTCAGCGCATCCGTTTTGTTTCACATCCTTAAAGTCCAGCACTGCTCCTGTAAAATCATCACAGCTCCAACAGCTACACAGACTTGAGCCCCAGATGGAGACATGATGCAGGAGGGACCTGCTGATCAAGGCGTGCCAGTAAGCAAAACATGAACCAAACTTCAAGGCTAAGACTGGACCAACAAGTGAACAACATGTAATGGGTGGGCCGCAGATGACTGTGAAAAGAAGACAATCTCCCCCATCCTTCAGCATCTGCCTCATCCACTTGGCACCACAGCAAGCAATAATACAGCTCCCACTGTGCAAAGCAGCCTTTCATCTCCACTGGGCATGAAAAGCTTGCCACAAAAGTGGACCCATAGGCTGCTGAACTATCAGGTCAAATGCTACGGGAAAGTTAGTGGGATCGAGGGAATGCTACCAACACAAAACTCTTTAAGTGACTGTGCCCAGGGAACAGCGAGTTCTAAGATGCAGCCTGgacagcaccagctccaggagAGATGGACCGTTGTTCTGTGTCCTGGACATCTTGTAATATTTCTGTTATTGTTTGTAAGTGAGAGAGATCCTTGCCAGAATGTTTAAGGAAGAAGCGTGCCACGGGATTGGAAGACCAGGATGTCATTTCCCGAGTTCAGTGGAGTGACCACAGCTCTCCAACTTATCACCTGCGGTTCTTCACAGAAAATATTAGGTTTTTTTCTGCATGCACTGAATATGTTTTTTCCTGCAATCATGAATAATGCAAAATCTGCAGCTACTCACAGGttacatgttgcattttttcctttAACTGAAATGGTTGTATTTGTTGAAGTgcagaaagaaataaaatgactCAAGCCACCGATGTGGGTACAAGTGCTGCCATGCTGACCAGTGCTGAATATGTTTTGAACATGAATTAAAACTATGAATTAGCAGATTCAACAAACAAAAGTTTAAGCTTAGATTCTCATATGCACTTTCAACTAATACACTCAGCTATCCCGGAGAAATGTgtttgctgctcagctgggggtgCAGTTAATGCTGACTGCTCATGTGAGTCTGGAGCTGGTCAGGGCTAAATGTCACTGGTTTGGAGCATGGAATACGAACACTTTTGTGGAGGTGCCTGGTAGACAAGGGTTGGGTAGGGTGGATATATTTCAGTTCAGAACAGACTGGGCCAGGACTGAAGTGAAAGTCACTGTCACAGCTCTGTAATTCTGGGGTGTGGTGATCCAAGGCCTCCAAATAGCACTTCTAATTTGAACTCATTATTTCCTCCCACAGAGCCGTAGGACAGTTATGCATGGATGTAAATGGGTGCTTTATAGGTCACTGTCTGTGTAAACTGATGTTAAGAGCTTATGCACTTCAGCAAAGTAAAGCAgtgttctgttaaaaaaaaagagaggacaCAGAGATGGGCTAGTCCTACTCAGCTGCTTTGGGGCCTTGATGGCTGCAGGCGCATTGACTATGTAGAACATCAGCCTCATTAAACCAATGTGAGCAAAATTTAAAAGGATCCAGTGGAGTGCCTCAAACCAAATCAGACCCCAGGACCCCCTAACTCTCTATCCTGCTAACCACACAACCCTGAGGAAACGCCTCTCTGAATCAGGAATTCAGGTTTATTTCCAGCTGAAACTATTCCTCAGTCAGGGGATTTCCCAATCCAGTAAGAGACAAAGCAGTGTATTTATTCAGATTCATGTGTAGGTTGGATAGGATGTTTG encodes the following:
- the MYADML2 gene encoding myeloid-associated differentiation marker-like protein 2 yields the protein MMMETSGGTYLNTAAMASPVGIARVLQVVFGCTTFSLVIHQGGFSAAYGTFCMFVWCFCFAVTMFIITCEFTRLHSCLNISWGNFTAAFAMLATLMSVTAAVIYPLYFAQLRCYPISCKVRDFRVAASVFAGLLFVTYAVEVFLTRARPGQVTSYMATVSGLLKIVQAFVACIIFGALVNDSQYSNYVATQWCVAVYSFCFVVTVVVVAFNVTGKTATLWCPFERFVVIYTFMAILMYVSAAVIWPVFCFDSKYGSPGRPDQCSKGQCPWDSQLVIAIFTYVNLVLYTVDLAYSQRIRFVSHP